One window of the Oncorhynchus keta strain PuntledgeMale-10-30-2019 chromosome 31, Oket_V2, whole genome shotgun sequence genome contains the following:
- the LOC118364395 gene encoding neurogenic locus notch homolog protein 1-like isoform X1: protein MMLVLWTAVLLGLSRCCQVAAASPGGDPWAQCPSRQCEAKFRDGSCDKECTEPECLRDGFDCLRDKERCNSGHIHYCRDHYSNSYCDQGCESAACGWDGSDCHRHHSPLWAKGTLLLHTHVPLQHGTFSNSSLLWALSTLLQTPLKLRGTVPLDPSKDLFTFNPQQLENLLAQASSDDSNGSLLFLQVDNRPCSRLPSTCFPYAIEAANFLRAATSSTRVSVPSHPELKAIISVRGVGEEIGGREEDPVEEKEDTNDGATPPWIWAVIGVATGLVLALVLMVVLVIRRVRRRREEREGGGERVRHRSTVTENDSGANVAKAWAQHTPHREQRGRTGREKGRNGIKKKKAKEAEKKRRREPLGEDALRLRPLKKDLDIGSDTDFTQSSMEDINRSICDHRTQEQKHYRSPPSHPQSPTQPPLLAPPRGWERNAVPSTHHRTPNQSASVQWCGPDGSVVLIRAVRSGLDRVVLELLRAGVPVNNTDHTGRSALHWACSVNHLSLTRTLTRYGAAVDLQDNKGETALFLSALHGCYDTARFLLLNGANQDLSDRRGRRALDVAREGMHHQVLELLLAHRVQRGPIPMEQANDMLWDERAFLYSQWVNSPGLPGRSASFSGVIGHRDMSSPPPSDLSMGRVQCPSPQNWRPQLNQSATALVTPRIMGRPPRPISTLQEVTSEDEDRERPQEVPRAATPHFLLPQPAPRQRSFSCTQNALQRRSSSQQPEPTYVALSEKIATEPIERVIIVPPTDAPTQSDRRSIVDSSENPRRAAPEIEAASLKKAEQKARSEKLNNHMPDSNQTAL from the exons ATGATGTTGGTGCTGTGGACAGCTGTTCTGTTGGGTTTGAGCAGGTGCTGTCAAG TAGCAGCAGCGTCTCCTGGTGGTGACCCCTGGGCCCAGTGTCCGTCCAGACAGTGTGAGGCCAAGTTTAGAGATGGGTCATGTGATAAAGAGTGCACCGAGCCCGAGTGTCTGAGAGACGGGTTCGACTGTCTGAGGGACAAAGAACGCTGCAA TTCAGGTCACATCCACTACTGCCGAGACCACTATTCCAACTCTTACTGTGACCAGGGCTGTGAAAGTGCCGCCTGTGGCTGGGACGGGAGTGACTGTCACAGACACCACAGCCCTCTGTGGGCTAAGGGTACCCTGCTCCTGCACACCCACGTCCCCCTGCAACACGGCACATTTTCCAACAGTTCCCTTCTCTGGGCCCTCAGCACCCTCCTGCAGACGCCCCTCAAACTGCGCGGCACGGTGCCCCTTGACCCCAGCAAGGACCTCTTCACCTTTAATCCCCAGCAGCTCGAAAACCTGCTGGCTCAAGCTTCTTCGGATGACTCAAATGG TTCTCTCCTATTCCTGCAAGTGGATAACAGGCCGTGCTCCCGTCTTCCTTCTACCTGTTTCCCGTACGCCATCGAAGCAGCTAACTTCCTGCGGGCTGCTACGTCATCGACTCGTGTGTCGGTCCCCTCTCACCCAGAATTAAAGGCCATTATTAGTGTAAGAGGGGTTGGGGAGGaaataggagggagagaggaggacccAGTTGAGGAAAAGGAGGACACTAATGATG GGGCAACACCTCCATGGATATGGGCTGTGATCGGCGTGGCAACGGGCCTGGTACTGGCTTTGGTCTTGATGGTTGTCTTGGTGATCAGAAGGGTGAGACGACgacgagaggagagggagggaggaggagagagggttaggcaCAGATCCACTGTCACTGAGAATGACAGCGGAGCCAATGTGGCCAAGGCATGGGCACAGCACACACCCCACCGAGAGCAGAGgggcaggacagggagagagaaaggcaggaaTGGGATAAAGAAGAAGAAAGCGAAGGAGGCTGAGAAGAAAAGACGCAGAGAGCCACTGGGGGAGGATGCCCTTCGACTGCG GCCCCTGAAAAAGGACCTGGATATTGGAAGTGACACTGACTTTACCCAGAGTTCTATGGAGGACATCAACAGGTCCATCTGTGACCACCGAACGCAAGAGCAGAAGCACTACCGCAGCCCCCCGAGCCACCCACAATCACCCACACAAC CTCCACTTTTAGCCCCCCCAAGAGGATGGGAGAGAAATGCTGTCCCGTCGACACATCACAGAACACCCAATCAA TCTGCTTCGGTTCAATGGTGTGGTCCAGATGGGTCAGTGGTCCTGATTCGTGCGGTCAGGAGTGGGCTTGACCGTGTGGTTCTGGAGCTGCTACGAGCTGGGGTGCCGGTCAACAACACAGACCACACTG GGAGATCAGCCCTCCACTGGGCATGCTCAGTTAACCACCTCTCCTTGACAAGAACCCTCACTCGCTACGGTGCTGCGGTGgacctacaggacaacaag GGTGAGACTGCTCTGTTCCTCTCCGCCCTCCACGGTTGCTACGACACCGCCCGGTTCCTGCTCCTGAACGGGGCAAATCAGGATCTGTCTGATCGCAGAGGACGCCGGGCACTGGATGTTGCCCGAGAGGGCATGCATCATCAAGTCCTGGAGCTCCTATTGGCTCACAGGGTTCAGAGAGGGCCTATTCCTATGGAGCAAGCCAATGATATGCTGTGGGATGAGCGTGCCTTTCTGTATAGCCAATGGGTGAATTCCCCTGGGCTTCCTGGGAGAAGTGCCTCCTTCTCTGGTGTCATAGGGCATCGGGATATGTCTTCGCCTCCACCAAG TGATTTATCAATGGGCAGAGTGCAGTGCCCTTCCCCTCAGAACTGGCGGCCACAGCTCAACCAATCAGCAACCGCATTGGTTACCCCAAGAATCATGGGGCGTCCACCAAGACCAATCAGCACTCTACAGGAGGTTACCTCAGAGGACGAAGATCGTGAAAGGCCCCAGGAAGTCCCGAGAGCAGCGACACCGCACTTCCTGTTACCCCAGCCTGCTCCTCGACAGCGGTCCTTCTCCTGTACCCAGAATGCACTGCAGCGTCGCTCCAGTTCACAGCAGCCCGAACCGACTTATGTTGCCTTATCAGAGAAAATAGCCACTGAGCCCATAGAAAGAGTGATCATAGTCCCTCCTACAGATGCTCCCACCCAATCAGATCGCAGATCAATAGTCGATAGTAGCGAAAACCCCAGGAGGGCAGCGCCAGAGATTGAGGCAGCAAGTTTAAAAAAGGCAGAACAAAAAGCCCGAAGTGAGAAGCTAAATAACCACATGCCTGACTCGAACCAAACAGCTTTGTAA
- the LOC118364395 gene encoding neurogenic locus notch homolog protein 1-like isoform X3 — MMLVLWTAVLLGLSRCCQVAAASPGGDPWAQCPSRQCEAKFRDGSCDKECTEPECLRDGFDCLRDKERCNSGHIHYCRDHYSNSYCDQGCESAACGWDGSDCHRHHSPLWAKGTLLLHTHVPLQHGTFSNSSLLWALSTLLQTPLKLRGTVPLDPSKDLFTFNPQQLENLLAQASSDDSNGSLLFLQVDNRPCSRLPSTCFPYAIEAANFLRAATSSTRVSVPSHPELKAIISVRGVGEEIGGREEDPVEEKEDTNDGATPPWIWAVIGVATGLVLALVLMVVLVIRRVRRRREEREGGGERVRHRSTVTENDSGANVAKAWAQHTPHREQRGRTGREKGRNGIKKKKAKEAEKKRRREPLGEDALRLRPLKKDLDIGSDTDFTQSSMEDINRSICDHRTQEQKHYRSPPSHPQSPTQPPPRGWERNAVPSTHHRTPNQSASVQWCGPDGSVVLIRAVRSGLDRVVLELLRAGVPVNNTDHTGRSALHWACSVNHLSLTRTLTRYGAAVDLQDNKGETALFLSALHGCYDTARFLLLNGANQDLSDRRGRRALDVAREGMHHQVLELLLAHRVQRGPIPMEQANDMLWDERAFLYSQWVNSPGLPGRSASFSGVIGHRDMSSPPPSDLSMGRVQCPSPQNWRPQLNQSATALVTPRIMGRPPRPISTLQEVTSEDEDRERPQEVPRAATPHFLLPQPAPRQRSFSCTQNALQRRSSSQQPEPTYVALSEKIATEPIERVIIVPPTDAPTQSDRRSIVDSSENPRRAAPEIEAASLKKAEQKARSEKLNNHMPDSNQTAL, encoded by the exons ATGATGTTGGTGCTGTGGACAGCTGTTCTGTTGGGTTTGAGCAGGTGCTGTCAAG TAGCAGCAGCGTCTCCTGGTGGTGACCCCTGGGCCCAGTGTCCGTCCAGACAGTGTGAGGCCAAGTTTAGAGATGGGTCATGTGATAAAGAGTGCACCGAGCCCGAGTGTCTGAGAGACGGGTTCGACTGTCTGAGGGACAAAGAACGCTGCAA TTCAGGTCACATCCACTACTGCCGAGACCACTATTCCAACTCTTACTGTGACCAGGGCTGTGAAAGTGCCGCCTGTGGCTGGGACGGGAGTGACTGTCACAGACACCACAGCCCTCTGTGGGCTAAGGGTACCCTGCTCCTGCACACCCACGTCCCCCTGCAACACGGCACATTTTCCAACAGTTCCCTTCTCTGGGCCCTCAGCACCCTCCTGCAGACGCCCCTCAAACTGCGCGGCACGGTGCCCCTTGACCCCAGCAAGGACCTCTTCACCTTTAATCCCCAGCAGCTCGAAAACCTGCTGGCTCAAGCTTCTTCGGATGACTCAAATGG TTCTCTCCTATTCCTGCAAGTGGATAACAGGCCGTGCTCCCGTCTTCCTTCTACCTGTTTCCCGTACGCCATCGAAGCAGCTAACTTCCTGCGGGCTGCTACGTCATCGACTCGTGTGTCGGTCCCCTCTCACCCAGAATTAAAGGCCATTATTAGTGTAAGAGGGGTTGGGGAGGaaataggagggagagaggaggacccAGTTGAGGAAAAGGAGGACACTAATGATG GGGCAACACCTCCATGGATATGGGCTGTGATCGGCGTGGCAACGGGCCTGGTACTGGCTTTGGTCTTGATGGTTGTCTTGGTGATCAGAAGGGTGAGACGACgacgagaggagagggagggaggaggagagagggttaggcaCAGATCCACTGTCACTGAGAATGACAGCGGAGCCAATGTGGCCAAGGCATGGGCACAGCACACACCCCACCGAGAGCAGAGgggcaggacagggagagagaaaggcaggaaTGGGATAAAGAAGAAGAAAGCGAAGGAGGCTGAGAAGAAAAGACGCAGAGAGCCACTGGGGGAGGATGCCCTTCGACTGCG GCCCCTGAAAAAGGACCTGGATATTGGAAGTGACACTGACTTTACCCAGAGTTCTATGGAGGACATCAACAGGTCCATCTGTGACCACCGAACGCAAGAGCAGAAGCACTACCGCAGCCCCCCGAGCCACCCACAATCACCCACACAAC CCCCCCCAAGAGGATGGGAGAGAAATGCTGTCCCGTCGACACATCACAGAACACCCAATCAA TCTGCTTCGGTTCAATGGTGTGGTCCAGATGGGTCAGTGGTCCTGATTCGTGCGGTCAGGAGTGGGCTTGACCGTGTGGTTCTGGAGCTGCTACGAGCTGGGGTGCCGGTCAACAACACAGACCACACTG GGAGATCAGCCCTCCACTGGGCATGCTCAGTTAACCACCTCTCCTTGACAAGAACCCTCACTCGCTACGGTGCTGCGGTGgacctacaggacaacaag GGTGAGACTGCTCTGTTCCTCTCCGCCCTCCACGGTTGCTACGACACCGCCCGGTTCCTGCTCCTGAACGGGGCAAATCAGGATCTGTCTGATCGCAGAGGACGCCGGGCACTGGATGTTGCCCGAGAGGGCATGCATCATCAAGTCCTGGAGCTCCTATTGGCTCACAGGGTTCAGAGAGGGCCTATTCCTATGGAGCAAGCCAATGATATGCTGTGGGATGAGCGTGCCTTTCTGTATAGCCAATGGGTGAATTCCCCTGGGCTTCCTGGGAGAAGTGCCTCCTTCTCTGGTGTCATAGGGCATCGGGATATGTCTTCGCCTCCACCAAG TGATTTATCAATGGGCAGAGTGCAGTGCCCTTCCCCTCAGAACTGGCGGCCACAGCTCAACCAATCAGCAACCGCATTGGTTACCCCAAGAATCATGGGGCGTCCACCAAGACCAATCAGCACTCTACAGGAGGTTACCTCAGAGGACGAAGATCGTGAAAGGCCCCAGGAAGTCCCGAGAGCAGCGACACCGCACTTCCTGTTACCCCAGCCTGCTCCTCGACAGCGGTCCTTCTCCTGTACCCAGAATGCACTGCAGCGTCGCTCCAGTTCACAGCAGCCCGAACCGACTTATGTTGCCTTATCAGAGAAAATAGCCACTGAGCCCATAGAAAGAGTGATCATAGTCCCTCCTACAGATGCTCCCACCCAATCAGATCGCAGATCAATAGTCGATAGTAGCGAAAACCCCAGGAGGGCAGCGCCAGAGATTGAGGCAGCAAGTTTAAAAAAGGCAGAACAAAAAGCCCGAAGTGAGAAGCTAAATAACCACATGCCTGACTCGAACCAAACAGCTTTGTAA
- the LOC118364395 gene encoding neurogenic locus notch homolog protein 1-like isoform X2: MMLVLWTAVLLGLSRCCQAAASPGGDPWAQCPSRQCEAKFRDGSCDKECTEPECLRDGFDCLRDKERCNSGHIHYCRDHYSNSYCDQGCESAACGWDGSDCHRHHSPLWAKGTLLLHTHVPLQHGTFSNSSLLWALSTLLQTPLKLRGTVPLDPSKDLFTFNPQQLENLLAQASSDDSNGSLLFLQVDNRPCSRLPSTCFPYAIEAANFLRAATSSTRVSVPSHPELKAIISVRGVGEEIGGREEDPVEEKEDTNDGATPPWIWAVIGVATGLVLALVLMVVLVIRRVRRRREEREGGGERVRHRSTVTENDSGANVAKAWAQHTPHREQRGRTGREKGRNGIKKKKAKEAEKKRRREPLGEDALRLRPLKKDLDIGSDTDFTQSSMEDINRSICDHRTQEQKHYRSPPSHPQSPTQPPLLAPPRGWERNAVPSTHHRTPNQSASVQWCGPDGSVVLIRAVRSGLDRVVLELLRAGVPVNNTDHTGRSALHWACSVNHLSLTRTLTRYGAAVDLQDNKGETALFLSALHGCYDTARFLLLNGANQDLSDRRGRRALDVAREGMHHQVLELLLAHRVQRGPIPMEQANDMLWDERAFLYSQWVNSPGLPGRSASFSGVIGHRDMSSPPPSDLSMGRVQCPSPQNWRPQLNQSATALVTPRIMGRPPRPISTLQEVTSEDEDRERPQEVPRAATPHFLLPQPAPRQRSFSCTQNALQRRSSSQQPEPTYVALSEKIATEPIERVIIVPPTDAPTQSDRRSIVDSSENPRRAAPEIEAASLKKAEQKARSEKLNNHMPDSNQTAL, from the exons ATGATGTTGGTGCTGTGGACAGCTGTTCTGTTGGGTTTGAGCAGGTGCTGTCAAG CAGCAGCGTCTCCTGGTGGTGACCCCTGGGCCCAGTGTCCGTCCAGACAGTGTGAGGCCAAGTTTAGAGATGGGTCATGTGATAAAGAGTGCACCGAGCCCGAGTGTCTGAGAGACGGGTTCGACTGTCTGAGGGACAAAGAACGCTGCAA TTCAGGTCACATCCACTACTGCCGAGACCACTATTCCAACTCTTACTGTGACCAGGGCTGTGAAAGTGCCGCCTGTGGCTGGGACGGGAGTGACTGTCACAGACACCACAGCCCTCTGTGGGCTAAGGGTACCCTGCTCCTGCACACCCACGTCCCCCTGCAACACGGCACATTTTCCAACAGTTCCCTTCTCTGGGCCCTCAGCACCCTCCTGCAGACGCCCCTCAAACTGCGCGGCACGGTGCCCCTTGACCCCAGCAAGGACCTCTTCACCTTTAATCCCCAGCAGCTCGAAAACCTGCTGGCTCAAGCTTCTTCGGATGACTCAAATGG TTCTCTCCTATTCCTGCAAGTGGATAACAGGCCGTGCTCCCGTCTTCCTTCTACCTGTTTCCCGTACGCCATCGAAGCAGCTAACTTCCTGCGGGCTGCTACGTCATCGACTCGTGTGTCGGTCCCCTCTCACCCAGAATTAAAGGCCATTATTAGTGTAAGAGGGGTTGGGGAGGaaataggagggagagaggaggacccAGTTGAGGAAAAGGAGGACACTAATGATG GGGCAACACCTCCATGGATATGGGCTGTGATCGGCGTGGCAACGGGCCTGGTACTGGCTTTGGTCTTGATGGTTGTCTTGGTGATCAGAAGGGTGAGACGACgacgagaggagagggagggaggaggagagagggttaggcaCAGATCCACTGTCACTGAGAATGACAGCGGAGCCAATGTGGCCAAGGCATGGGCACAGCACACACCCCACCGAGAGCAGAGgggcaggacagggagagagaaaggcaggaaTGGGATAAAGAAGAAGAAAGCGAAGGAGGCTGAGAAGAAAAGACGCAGAGAGCCACTGGGGGAGGATGCCCTTCGACTGCG GCCCCTGAAAAAGGACCTGGATATTGGAAGTGACACTGACTTTACCCAGAGTTCTATGGAGGACATCAACAGGTCCATCTGTGACCACCGAACGCAAGAGCAGAAGCACTACCGCAGCCCCCCGAGCCACCCACAATCACCCACACAAC CTCCACTTTTAGCCCCCCCAAGAGGATGGGAGAGAAATGCTGTCCCGTCGACACATCACAGAACACCCAATCAA TCTGCTTCGGTTCAATGGTGTGGTCCAGATGGGTCAGTGGTCCTGATTCGTGCGGTCAGGAGTGGGCTTGACCGTGTGGTTCTGGAGCTGCTACGAGCTGGGGTGCCGGTCAACAACACAGACCACACTG GGAGATCAGCCCTCCACTGGGCATGCTCAGTTAACCACCTCTCCTTGACAAGAACCCTCACTCGCTACGGTGCTGCGGTGgacctacaggacaacaag GGTGAGACTGCTCTGTTCCTCTCCGCCCTCCACGGTTGCTACGACACCGCCCGGTTCCTGCTCCTGAACGGGGCAAATCAGGATCTGTCTGATCGCAGAGGACGCCGGGCACTGGATGTTGCCCGAGAGGGCATGCATCATCAAGTCCTGGAGCTCCTATTGGCTCACAGGGTTCAGAGAGGGCCTATTCCTATGGAGCAAGCCAATGATATGCTGTGGGATGAGCGTGCCTTTCTGTATAGCCAATGGGTGAATTCCCCTGGGCTTCCTGGGAGAAGTGCCTCCTTCTCTGGTGTCATAGGGCATCGGGATATGTCTTCGCCTCCACCAAG TGATTTATCAATGGGCAGAGTGCAGTGCCCTTCCCCTCAGAACTGGCGGCCACAGCTCAACCAATCAGCAACCGCATTGGTTACCCCAAGAATCATGGGGCGTCCACCAAGACCAATCAGCACTCTACAGGAGGTTACCTCAGAGGACGAAGATCGTGAAAGGCCCCAGGAAGTCCCGAGAGCAGCGACACCGCACTTCCTGTTACCCCAGCCTGCTCCTCGACAGCGGTCCTTCTCCTGTACCCAGAATGCACTGCAGCGTCGCTCCAGTTCACAGCAGCCCGAACCGACTTATGTTGCCTTATCAGAGAAAATAGCCACTGAGCCCATAGAAAGAGTGATCATAGTCCCTCCTACAGATGCTCCCACCCAATCAGATCGCAGATCAATAGTCGATAGTAGCGAAAACCCCAGGAGGGCAGCGCCAGAGATTGAGGCAGCAAGTTTAAAAAAGGCAGAACAAAAAGCCCGAAGTGAGAAGCTAAATAACCACATGCCTGACTCGAACCAAACAGCTTTGTAA
- the LOC118364397 gene encoding pre-B-cell leukemia transcription factor 1-like, which translates to MLQQQPLTGNGPSNGRGLGLSSHPGMHPLNSVHPSSHHRSDGDTGHEGAENGHESRRDIGDILQQIMTITDQSLDEAQAKKHALNCHRMKPALFSVLCEIKEKTGLSMRNAQEEESQDPQLVRLDNMLLAEGVAGPEKGGGAAAAVSAATSSGGMSPDSSLEHSDYKSKLSQIRNIYHTEMEKYDQACSEFTTHVMNLLREQSRTRPVSPREIERMVAIIHRKFSSIQTQLKQSTCEAVMILRSRFLDARRKRRNFSKQATEVLNEYFYSHLANPYPSEEAKEELAKQCSITVSQVCNWFGNKRIRYKKNIGKFQEEANIYAMKTAIVATQSEDSPHTPNSTGSGSFSLTGPDLFLGVPPMNGEQPVYMGAQTNGNWQGQNTPPSATSPGNDHSGESD; encoded by the exons ATGTTGCAGCAGCAGCCTCTCACTGGCAACGGGCCCTCTAACGGCCGGGGCCTTGGCCTGAGCTCTCACCCCGGTATGCACCCTCTAAACTCGGTTCATCCATCTTCCCACCACCGCTCCGACGGAGACACGGGCCACGAAGGCGCAGAAAATGGACATGAAAGCCGCAGAGACATTGGCGACATATTGCAGCAAATCATGACCATCACCGACCAAAGTTTGGACGAAGCACAAGCAAA AAAACACGCATTGAATTGCCATCGAATGAAACCAGCTTTGTTCAGCGTCTTATGTGAGATCAAAGAGAAAACAG GCCTATCAATGCGAAATGCTCAGGAGGAAGAATCACAGGACCCACAGCTGGTGCGATTGGACAACATGCTGCTGGCGGAGGGTGTGGCTGGGCCGGAGAAAGGTGGCGGGGCGGCAGCGGCGGTGTCCGCAGCCACCAGCTCTGGAGGCATGTCTCCAGACAGCTCACTGGAACACTCCGACTACAAAAGCAAGTTGAGCCAGATTCGCAACATCTATCACACTGAGATGGAGAAATATGACCAG GCCTGTAGTGAGTTCACTACCCACGTGATGAACCTGCTGAGGGAGCAGTCACGTACGCGGCCGGTGTCACCGAGGGAGATTGAGCGTATGGTGGCCATCATCCACCGCAAGTTCAGCTCCATCCAGACACAACTCAAGCAGAGCACCTGCGAGGCCGTCATGATCCTGAGGTCCCGCTTCCTCGACGCCAG GCGTAAGAGACGAAACTTCAGCAAGCAGGCGACGGAAGTCCTGAATGAGTATTTCTACTCCCATCTCGCCAACCCTTACCCCAGTGAAGAGGCCAAAGAAGAACTAGCCAAACAGTGTAGCATCACTGTCTCTCAG GTGTGCAACTGGTTTGGAAACAAGAGAATCCGCTACAAGAAGAACATTGGGAAGTTCCAAGAGGAGGCCAACATCTATGCCATGAAGACGGCCATCGTGGCGACACAGAGCGAGGACTCTCCACACACGCCCAACTCAACAG GATCGGGGAGCTTCTCACTCACTGGACCAGACCTTTTCCTGGGTGTTCCACCAATGAATGGAGAGCAGCCTGTCTACATGGGAGCACAA ACTAATGGGAACTGGCAAGGGCAAAACACACCCCCCTCTGCCACTTCCCCAGGAAACGACCACTCAGGGGAGTCTGACTGA
- the LOC118364398 gene encoding uncharacterized protein LOC118364398 yields MDVVMEYPGVKVETVEEEHLEDLIIIKEGDVERVVEGGTEPITGKSNDEDSSAEEDATARHGQIGKANTESGDGDKRKKDNQINQAKGETGTEEGVEHIKGMDELVMDRQKMECKKEGMVMVDITEKYKTAEQDLETDKPSQGLQVGTNIHLPSDQLPKDTLSPEHAQKQAQRLTPYFPDALYDLVFTLQEGRRLNDQRCSFRGRRRCHSEPNTYIPAHRAHRVHFSSMTSLQKDEFFDLLATSQGRRLDDQRAELHDTPPPKPKANKKRSSVKDTKPKKSAPIAVQNEDLYNMILMSQAQGRLEEQRSAAPGPMDDEDFFSLLLSVQGGRMEDQRTELPGIVGT; encoded by the exons ATGGATGTTGTCATGGAATACCCAGGGGTCAAAGTTGAAACAGTTGAAGAGGAGCATTTGGAGGATCTAATCATTATTAAGGAGGGGGATGTTGAGAGAGTTGTTGAGGGAGGGACAGAGCCAATAACAGGCAAGAGCAACGATGAAGACTCCAGTGCGGAAGAGGATGCCACCGCCAGACATGGACAGATTGGAAAAGCCAACACTGAAAGTGGAGATGGAGACAAAAGAAAAAAGGATAACCAAATAAATCAAGCAAAaggagagactgggacagaggaggGGGTTGAGCACATTAAAGGGATGGATGAATTGGTAATGGATAGACAGAAAATGGAATGCAAGAAAGaggggatggtgatggtggataTAACAGAAAAATACAAAACAGCAGAACAAGATTTGGAGACGGACAAACCATCACAAGGATTACAAGTTGGCACAAATATACATCTTCCCTCTGACCAGTTGCCCAAAGATACGCTGAGCCCAGAGCATGCCCAAAAACAG GCTCAACGGTTAACCCCTTACTTCCCAGACGCTCTGTATGACCTGGTCTTTACTCTGCAAGAAGGAAGACGACTCAATGACCAGCGGTGCTCGttcagagggaggagaaggtgccATTCTGAACCCAACACCTACATTCCAGCCCACAGAGCCCACAGAG TGCATTTCTCCTCAATGACCTCGCTGCAGAAAGATGAGTTCTTTGACTTGCTGGCTACCTCCCAAGGCCGTCGGCTTGACGACCAGCGGGCGGAACTACATGACACCCCACCGCCTAAGCCGAAAGCCAATAAGAAGAGGAGCAGTGTAAAAGATACAAAGCCCAAAAAGTCTGCTCCAATTGCAGTGCAGAACGAGGACTTGTACAATATGATTCTCATGTCGCAG GCCCAGGGTAGGCTGGAGGAGCAGCGCAGTGCGGCCCCGGGCCCTATGGATGATGAAGACTTCTTTTCCTTACTGCTGAGTGTCCAGGGAGGACGCATGGAGGACCAGAGGACTGAGCTGCCTGGGATTGTGGGAACCTGA